A region from the Manihot esculenta cultivar AM560-2 chromosome 13, M.esculenta_v8, whole genome shotgun sequence genome encodes:
- the LOC110629495 gene encoding uncharacterized protein LOC110629495: protein MMANSSLISCNFSSLPLKAPRDRAHLQTRTPNNGLLYLRPRSGTTLKVSNFLKPRICKTSNFPFQKKGLLQVCHSVLDSKDSEKDPVLENETNNEKEGRDWTTSILLFVLWGVLMYYVFNLAPNQTPATDEYFLKKLLNLKGDDGFEMNQVLVSLWYIMGLWPLVYSMLLLPTGRSSKSKIPVWPFLILSCFGGAYALLPYFVLWRPPPPPVEESELGKWPLNFLESKLTAGISFAVGIGLFLYAGLANGDVWKEFYQYFRESKFIHIMSLDFTLLSAFAPFWVYNDMTARKWFNKGSWLLPISLVPLLGPALYLVLRPSLSQMPVSLGPASSEQK from the exons ATGATGGCCAACTCCAGCCTCATCTCCTGCAActtctcttctcttcctctCAAAGCTCCAAGAGACAGAGCTCATCTCCAAACTCGAACCCCTAACAACGGACTCTTATATTTGCGTCCCAGAAGTGGAACCACTTTGAAAGTTTCCAATTTTCTCAAACCCCGCATCTGTAAGACCTCAAATTTCCCATTTCAGAAGAAGGGTCTGCTTCAAGTGTGCCATAGCGTATTGGACTCCAAGGATTCAGAGAAAGACCCAGTTTTGGAGAAtgaaactaataatgagaaagagGGGCGGGATTGGACAACCTCCATCTTGCTTTTTGTGTTGTGGGGTGTTCTTATGTACTATGTTTTCAATCTCGCTCCTAACCAGACCCCG GCAACAGACGAGTATTTTTTGAAGAAACTCCTTAATTTGAAGGGAGATGATGGCTTTGAGATGAATCAAGTACTTGTGTCTTTATGGTATATCATGGGTTTGTGGCCTCTGGTTTACAGTATGCTTCTACTCCCAACCGGCAGAAG CTCAAAAAGCAAAATTCCAGTTTGGCCATTCCTTATACTTTCATGCTTTGGTGGTGCATATGCTCTTCTTCCCTATTTTGTTCTTTGGAGACCACCACCGCCACCTGTTGAAGAAAGTGAGCTTGGCAAATGGCCTCTCAATTTTCTGGAATCAAAGTTGACAGCTGGG ATATCATTTGCTGTAGGAATAGGCCTATTCCTTTACGCAGGCTTGGCAAATGGTGATGTCTGGAAAGAGTTCTACCAGTACTTCAGGGAAAGCAAATTC ATTCACATCATGTCCCTTGATTTCACTCTACTATCAGCATTTGCCCCTTTCTGGGTTTACAATGATATGACTGCAAGGAAATG GTTCAATAAAGGTTCATGGCTTCTTCCTATATCATTGGTTCCGCTCTTGGGTCCTGCATTATATCTGGTTCTACGGCCATCACTGTCACAAATGCCTGTTTCACTGGGTCCAGCTTCATCAGAACAGAAGTAG
- the LOC110630527 gene encoding ribulose-1,5 bisphosphate carboxylase/oxygenase large subunit N-methyltransferase, chloroplastic yields MVEASRIFQTTLFPSFSILHKSCTLTQSPSFLRKKYSTTIHCSSSVSTSDSATEKAASVTPKVPWGCEIDSLQNAEALQRWLSDSGLPPQKMAIQKVEVGERGLVALKNIRKGEKLLFVPPSLVITADSEWSCPEAGEVLKQYSVPDWPLLATYLISEASLQQSSRWSNYISALPRQPYSLLYWTRAELDRFLEASQIRERAIERITNVIGTYDDLRLRIFSKYPDLFPEEVFNMETFKWSFGILFSRLVRLPSMDGRVALVPWADMLNHSCEVETFLDYDKSSKGVVFTTDRQYEPGEQVFISYGKKSNGELLLSYGFVPREGTNPSDSVELSLSLKKSDKCYKEKLEALRKHGLSASQCFPLRITGWPVELMAYSFLAVSPPSMSRQFEEMAAAASNATTIRKDIRYPEIEEQALQFILDSCEMSISKYTKFLQASGSMDLDVTSPKQLNRRLFLKQLAVDLCNSERRILFRAQSVLRRRLRDIRSGELRALRIFDGFRNLFK; encoded by the exons ATGGTTGAAGCTTCTAGAATCTTCCAGACTACACTCTTCCCTTCCTTCTCTATACTCCACAAGTCATGCACACTCACTCAGTCACCAAGTTTCTTACGCAAAAAATACTCAACAACAATTCACTGCTCATCATCAGTTTCAACAAGCGACAGCGCCACGGAGAAAGCGGCATCGGTGACCCCGAAGGTGCCGTGGGGCTGCGAAATCGATTCTTTGCAGAATGCGGAGGCCCTCCAGAGATGGCTGTCTGACTCTGGCCTACCTCCTCAGAAAATGGCCATACAAAAGGTGGAAGTGGGAGAGAGAGGTTTGGTTGCTTTGAAGAATATTAGGAAGGGTGAGAAGTTGCTCTTTGTGCCTCCCTCGCTTGTCATCACCGCTGATTCG GAATGGAGCTGCCCAGAGGCTGGTGAAGTGTTGAAACAGTACTCTGTCCCAGATTGGCCTTTACTTGCGACCTATCTTATTAGTGAAGCGAGTCTTCAGCAATCTTCAAGATGGAGCAATTACATCTCAGCGCTTCCTCGACAACCATATTCACTTTTGTACTG GACTCGGGCCGAACTAGATAGGTTCCTGGAAGCTTCACAGATCAGGGAGCGTGCAATTGAAAGGATTACCAATGTTATTGGAAC ATATGATGATTTAAGGCTTAGGATATTTTCCAAGTATCCTGACCTATTTCCTGAAGAG GTATTCAATATGGAGACTTTCAAGTGGTCATTTGGCATTCTCTTCTCTCGCTTG GTTCGCTTGCCCTCAATGGATGGAAGAGTTGCCTTGGTTCCCTGGGCAGATATGCTTAATCATAGTTGTGAG GTTGAGACCTTTCTGGATTATGATAAATCGTCTAAGGGAGTTGTCTTTACAACAGATCGACAGTACGAGCCAGGTGAGCAG GTTTTCATATCATATGGCAAGAAATCTAATGGAGAGCTGTTGCTATCATATGGATTTGTTCCAAGGGAAGGTACCAACCCGAGTGATTCAGTAGAGCTGTCATTGTCTTTGAAGAAATCTGACAAATGTTACAAGGAGAAGTTAGAAGCTTTAAGGAAGCATGGTTTATCAGC ATCTCAATGTTTTCCTTTGCGAATCACCGGTTGGCCAGTGGAACTAATGGCATACTCCTTTTTAGCAGTCAGCCCTCCAAGTATGAGTAGACAGTTTGAAGAG ATGGCCGCAGCAGCATCAAATGCAACAACCATTAGGAAGGATATAAGATACCCAGAAATTGAGGAACAGGCATTACAGTTCATATTGGATAGTTGTGAAATGAGCATATCAAAGTACACCAAATTCTTGCAG GCAAGTGGATCAATGGATTTGGATGTAACATCTCCAAAGCAACTTAACAGAAGATTGTTCCTGAAACAGCTAGCAGTAGACTTGTGTAACAGTGAGCGGAGAATACTATTCCGAGCTCAAAGT GTATTAAGAAGAAGACTGAGGGATATAAGAAGTGGTGAACTGAGAGCTTTAAGAATATTTGATGGGTTCAGAAATCTTTTTAAATAA
- the LOC110630443 gene encoding transmembrane emp24 domain-containing protein p24beta2: protein MEKWVLRYIAMAMMGLLCSIKMASGIRFVIDKEECVSHKVDKEGDTLHISFVVIETDDSWHFTDSDQGVDLQIKGPSGDMLHEFVDKTSEKYEFVVYKKGVYHFCFTNKSPYLVTVDFDVHLGHFSYHDQHAKDEHLAPLIEQISKLEEALYNIQFEQHWLEAQTDRQAMVNDKMSRRALHKAMFESAALIGASVLQVYLLRRLFDQKFHISRV from the exons ATGGAGAAGTGGGTGTTGAGATACATAGCAATGGCGATGATGGGGTTGCTATGTAGTATTAAAATGGCAAGTGGGATTAGATTTGTCATAGACAAAGAAGAATGCGTCTCTCACAAAGTTGATAAGGAAGGTGACACCCTTCATATCTCTTTCGTCGTCATCGAGACTGATGATTCTTGGCATTTCACCGATTCCGATCAAGGTGTTGATCTCCAG ATAAAGGGACCTTCTGGCGATATGCTTCATGAATTTGTAGATAAAACCAGTGAAAAGTATGAGTTTGTGGTGTATAAGAAAGGGGTTTACCACTTCTGTTTCACAAACAAGTCTCCATATCTTGTAACTGTGGACTTTGACGTGCATCTTGGACACTTCTCCTACCATGATCAGCATGCAAAAGATG AGCATTTAGCCCCTTTGATAGAGCAGATATCAAAGTTGGAGGAAGCTCTTTACAATATCCAGTTTGAACAACATTGGCTGGAAGCTCAGACTGATCGCCAGGCAATGG TGAATGATAAAATGAGCAGAAGGGCATTGCACAAGGCAATGTTTGAATCAGCTGCACTAATTGGGGCCAGTGTTCTTCAGGTCTACCTTCTACGACGTTTGTTTGATCAAAAGTTCCACATATCTAGAGTTTAA
- the LOC110630322 gene encoding protein NOI4 isoform X3 translates to MLCHHPPCLQEKGQPLPKFGEWDVNDPASAEGFTVIFNKARNEKKTGGKPDSPTRDSSGFKPDTTTLGKPQSKKWFCCMQAAKAE, encoded by the exons ATGCTCTGCCACCATCCGCCCTGTCTTCAG GAAAAGGGTCAACCATTGCCAAAGTTTGGTGAATGGGATGTCAATGATCCAGCATCAGCTGAGGGATTCACTGTCATCTTCAACAAGGCTAGGAATGAGAAAAAAACTGGTGGAAAGCCTGACTCACCAACAAGGGATAGCTCTGGTTTCAAGCCTGACACTACTACACTTGGGAAGCCTCAGTCT AAGAAATGGTTTTGCTGCATGCAAGCTGCTAAAGCAGAATAA
- the LOC110630322 gene encoding protein NOI4 isoform X4 has translation MAEKGQPLPKFGEWDVNDPASAEGFTVIFNKARNEKKTGGKPDSPTRDSSGFKPDTTTLGKPQSKKWFCCMQAAKAE, from the exons ATGGCG GAAAAGGGTCAACCATTGCCAAAGTTTGGTGAATGGGATGTCAATGATCCAGCATCAGCTGAGGGATTCACTGTCATCTTCAACAAGGCTAGGAATGAGAAAAAAACTGGTGGAAAGCCTGACTCACCAACAAGGGATAGCTCTGGTTTCAAGCCTGACACTACTACACTTGGGAAGCCTCAGTCT AAGAAATGGTTTTGCTGCATGCAAGCTGCTAAAGCAGAATAA
- the LOC110630322 gene encoding uncharacterized protein LOC110630322 isoform X1, whose amino-acid sequence MLCHHPPCLQEKGQPLPKFGEWDVNDPASAEGFTVIFNKARNEKKTGGKPDSPTRDSSGFKPDTTTLGKPQSDHLLQIEAQGITMDWRKGKKENHSASVHIFCTVFFF is encoded by the exons ATGCTCTGCCACCATCCGCCCTGTCTTCAG GAAAAGGGTCAACCATTGCCAAAGTTTGGTGAATGGGATGTCAATGATCCAGCATCAGCTGAGGGATTCACTGTCATCTTCAACAAGGCTAGGAATGAGAAAAAAACTGGTGGAAAGCCTGACTCACCAACAAGGGATAGCTCTGGTTTCAAGCCTGACACTACTACACTTGGGAAGCCTCAGTCT GATCACCTTCTCCAAATAGAGGCTCAAGGTATCACTATGGACTGGAGAAAAGGGAAGAAGGAAAACCATTCTGCGTCTGTCCACATCTTTtgtactgttttttttttttaa
- the LOC110630322 gene encoding protein NOI4 isoform X2 — translation MAEKGQPLPKFGEWDVNDPASAEGFTVIFNKARNEKKTGGKPDSPTRDSSGFKPDTTTLGKPQSDHLLQIEAQGITMDWRKGKKENHSASVHIFCTVFFF, via the exons ATGGCG GAAAAGGGTCAACCATTGCCAAAGTTTGGTGAATGGGATGTCAATGATCCAGCATCAGCTGAGGGATTCACTGTCATCTTCAACAAGGCTAGGAATGAGAAAAAAACTGGTGGAAAGCCTGACTCACCAACAAGGGATAGCTCTGGTTTCAAGCCTGACACTACTACACTTGGGAAGCCTCAGTCT GATCACCTTCTCCAAATAGAGGCTCAAGGTATCACTATGGACTGGAGAAAAGGGAAGAAGGAAAACCATTCTGCGTCTGTCCACATCTTTtgtactgttttttttttttaa